A section of the Primulina eburnea isolate SZY01 chromosome 1, ASM2296580v1, whole genome shotgun sequence genome encodes:
- the LOC140809696 gene encoding uncharacterized protein, translating to MVLRTKFSQKTHYETMGVKEDAKKSVKLFRMSVLNCHPDKHTQMTSETSNHKHGSGSEFLEDITFEDAGDSFEFSYHCRCGDCFLVNSLELEEMGYTFFRNDIKISSQTPGSLRASIILPCGSCSAKVGFYIDAEVTLQF from the exons ATGGTACTTAGAACCAAGTTCAGCCAGAAAACCCATTATGAAACTATGGGTGTGAAGGAAGATGCTAAGAAATCTGTAAAACTTTTTCGAATGTCCGTTCTCAACTGTCATCCTGATAAACACACGCAAATGACCTCAgaaacatctaatcacaaacATGGATCCGGAAGTGAGTTTTTGGAG GACATTACTTTTGAAGATGCTGGTGATAGTTTTGAATTTTCCTACCATTGCAGGTGCGGTGATTGCTTCTTGGTCAATTCTTTGGAGCTGGAAGAAATGGGATATACATTTTTTAGGAATGATATTAAAATATCCTCACAGACACCAGGATCTTTACGAGCATCAATTATTCTTCCATGTGGATCTTGCTCTGCTAAAGTCGGGTTTTACATTGATGCAGAGGTAACGTTGCAATTTTAG
- the LOC140842632 gene encoding uncharacterized protein has translation MWGFGGRHYWGRKERGKVEGIVVVFAWMSSKDNHLKNYVDLYSSIGWNSLVCHSQFLNLFFPDKAESFALEIVSELVQELKIQPCPVVFASFSCGPKACMYKVLRIIEGKCDTEINMHDFRLVKDCLCGNIFDSTPVDFTSDLGTRFFLHPSVLKMSRPPRMVTWICNGISSSLDAVCLSRFESQRAEYWQTLYSTVSMGAPYLILCSEDDDLAPFQIIFNFATRLKDLGADVKMVKWDSSSHVGHYQNYPVEYTTAVTELLGKAVTLYSQRIRQLEGEKVGLEGTDTEISDPFHNFRKAASRSNQSFERITLDLNNHLVVPGSVEYHEDRGVGSVQDERKERYIPLSSPPKIGVHGILGQFLFDVCVPKNVENWDIGSSHTLRREPYTSGRRHSAFNPMKCLRRSRL, from the exons ATGTGGGGATTTGGAGGAAGGCACTACTGGGGAAGAAAGGAGAGGGGAAAAGTGGAAGGAATAGTCGTGGTGTTTGCGTGGATGTCGAGTAAAGACAATCACTTGAAGAATTATGTCGATCTCTACTCTTCTATTGGATGGAATTCCCTAGTTTGCCATTCCCAATTCCTCAATCT ATTCTTTCCAGATAAAGCTGAGTCATTTGCTCTAGAAATTGTCAGCGAGCTTGTTCAG GAGCTAAAAATACAGCCATGCCCAGTTGTCTTTGCATCTTTTTCGTGTGGGCCAAAAGCTTGCATGTATAAGGTTCTCCGT ATAATCGAAGGCAAGTGTGACACTGAAATTAATATG CATGACTTCCGGCTTGTTAAAGACTGTCTTTGTGGAAATATTTTTGATTCCACTCCGGTGGATTTTACCAGCGATTTGGGCACTCGATTTTTTCTCCATCCAAGTGTGCTTAAAATGTCGCGTCCTCCCCGAATGGTGACATGGATTTGCAATGGCATCTCTTCCAGTCTAGATGCAGTCTGTCTTAGCAGATTTGAATCACAACGTGCCGAGTACTGGCAAACACTTTACTCCACAGTT AGCATGGGTGCTCCATATCTCATATTGTGCTCGGAAGATGATGATCTTGCtccttttcaaataattttcaatTTTGCTACGAGGCTTAAAGACCTTGGTGCTGACGTTAAAATGGTCAAGTGGGACAGTTCATCTCACGTTG GCCATTATCAAAATTATCCTGTAGAATACACGACGGCTGTGACAGAGCTTCTTGGAAAAGCTGTTACATTATACTCTCAAAGAATACGACAACTGGAAGGAGAGAAAGTGGGCTTAGAAGGAACCGATACAGAGATATCGGATCCATTTCACAACTTCAGAAAAGCAGCTTCAAGATCAAATCAGAGCTTTGAAAGAATAACCCTGGACTTAAACAACCATCTCGTTGTGCCTGGGTCTGTAGAGTATCATGAGGATAGGGGCGTTGGTTCGGTGCAAGACGAACGTAAGGAAAGGTATATTCCTCTATCAAGCCCACCGAAAATCGGTGTCCATGGGATTCTTGGTCAATTCCTGTTCGATGTCTGTGTCCCAAAAAATGTGGAGAACTGGGATATAGGATCATCACACACATTGAGAAGGGAGCCTTATACGTCTGGTCGGAGGCATTCGGCTTTCAACCCTATGAAATGCTTACGACGCTCAAGATTATGA
- the LOC140814211 gene encoding B3 domain-containing protein At5g42700-like → MVKYEKIRQQRLEENKKRMEQLHLPLLSQALQNASSPKTSPMKKIKPRVARTELVAVRRSERFSSKPVAKYKEVTVYERVQIPRRITNRTKDILNRVYASDEARERAIKKAEELESTLGSDYPSFVRSMLPSHVSGGFWLGLSSDFSKRKLPRNDGVVSLIDEEGEEWPVIYLARKSGLSGGWKKFAVDHHLVDGDALVFQLTRPTILKVFVIRVESSEKTANAETTIDGRA, encoded by the exons ATGGTGAAGTATGAGAAAATACGGCAACAAAGATTGGAAGAAAACAAGAAGAGAATGGAACAACTCCATCTCCCTCTTCTCTCTCAGGCCCTCCAGAATGCTTCATCTCCCAAAACTTCACCA ATGAAGAAAATAAAACCCCGGGTGGCAAGAACAGAGCTTGTTGCTGTTAGAAGATCAGAAAGATTCTCCAGCAAACCAGTAGCCAAATACAAGGAG GTTACTGTTTACGAGCGTGTGCAGATTCCTAGAAG GATAACGAATCGCACAAAGGATATATTGAATCGTGTGTATGCATCAGACGAAGCAAGGGAACGCGCGATAAAGAAAGCAGAGGAACTGGAATCAACTCTGGGTTCCGATTACCCTTCATTTGTCAGATCAATGCTTCCGTCCCATGTCAGTGGTGGATTTTGGCTG GGGCTTTCATCTGATTTTAGCAAAAGAAAACTTCCAAGAAACGATGGAGTAGTTTCATTGATAGACGAAGAAGGAGAAGAGTGGCCAGTAATCTACCTGGCTCGTAAATCAGGACTTAGTGGGGGGTGGAAAAAGTTCGCGGTGGATCATCACTTGGTAGATGGTGATGCACTTGTTTTTCAGCTAACTAGACCTACAATTCTGAAG GTGTTCGTGATAAGGGTGGAGAGCTCTGAGAAGACTGCCAATGCTGAAACAACCATAGATGGACGGGCGTAA